A stretch of the Flavobacterium sp. 5 genome encodes the following:
- a CDS encoding FAD-binding oxidoreductase: protein MKLKSNEPFWLVKNGILNSYPSVRENLETEILIVGGGITGSLIAYQCIAEGYKTILIDRREIGFGSTSATTSMLQYEIDVPLYQLIDLIGEAAAVESYRACYKSIDDLKEIVQQIKSDCGFKKKQSLYFAAFQKDVSGLKKEFEIRKKNGFLVKWLEAEEIDKKFQIKNSYGGILSEQGGSIDAFKLTHDILEYNHKKGLQIFDKTDIKNVTYKTNGVTVITEYGTTIKAKKIIYCNGFESIEIIKDDFVKLLSTYAIVGERFEDNQPYLGETLFWNTENPYKYMRTTDDNRLLIGGEDEDFVNAEKRDELLNQKSDKLVKYLKKILPNYDFRMDFVWAGTFGETKDGLPYIGKHPNFDSAYFVLGFGGNGITFSVIGMELVSKMLKNKKHPLQEYFRFRR, encoded by the coding sequence ATGAAACTAAAATCAAATGAACCCTTTTGGTTAGTTAAAAATGGAATTCTTAACTCTTACCCATCTGTAAGAGAGAACTTGGAAACAGAAATTCTTATTGTGGGAGGCGGAATTACCGGTAGTCTTATTGCGTATCAATGTATTGCTGAAGGATACAAAACAATACTGATTGACCGCAGAGAAATTGGTTTCGGAAGCACCTCGGCAACTACATCAATGTTACAGTACGAAATTGACGTTCCTCTATATCAACTCATCGATTTAATTGGCGAAGCTGCTGCTGTTGAATCGTACAGGGCGTGTTATAAATCAATTGATGACTTGAAAGAAATAGTACAACAGATAAAATCTGATTGTGGTTTCAAGAAAAAACAATCCCTTTATTTTGCTGCATTCCAAAAAGATGTGAGCGGATTAAAAAAAGAATTTGAGATTCGAAAAAAAAATGGCTTTCTTGTAAAATGGTTGGAAGCCGAAGAAATTGATAAAAAGTTTCAAATTAAAAACTCTTATGGAGGAATTTTATCAGAACAAGGAGGAAGTATTGATGCGTTTAAATTAACCCATGATATTTTAGAGTACAATCACAAAAAAGGATTGCAAATTTTTGACAAAACGGATATCAAAAATGTTACTTACAAAACAAATGGTGTGACGGTTATTACTGAATACGGAACGACCATTAAAGCCAAAAAAATAATTTATTGCAATGGTTTTGAAAGTATTGAAATCATTAAAGATGATTTTGTAAAATTACTTTCGACCTATGCTATTGTGGGCGAAAGATTTGAAGACAATCAACCTTATCTTGGAGAAACGCTTTTTTGGAATACTGAAAATCCGTATAAATATATGCGGACAACCGATGATAACAGATTATTGATTGGTGGTGAGGATGAAGATTTTGTTAATGCCGAAAAAAGAGATGAATTATTAAATCAGAAGTCGGATAAGTTGGTTAAATATCTGAAGAAAATTTTACCAAATTATGATTTCAGAATGGATTTTGTCTGGGCTGGTACTTTTGGAGAGACTAAAGATGGATTACCTTACATTGGTAAACATCCTAATTTTGACAGCGCTTATTTTGTGTTGGGCTTTGGTGGAAACGGTATTACATTTTCAGTTATAGGAATGGAGTTGGTTTCTAAAATGTTGAAAAACAAAAAACATCCATTACAGGAATATTTCAGGTTTAGAAGATAA
- a CDS encoding glucosidase produces the protein MSETDVEKGAEKARLGLRTDNKGWKKWGPYLSERQWGTVREDYSQSGYAWGSTTHDMARSKAYRWGEEGIAGISDNKQHICLAFAFWNHKDHILKERLFGLTPAETNHGEDVKEVYYYQDATPTHSYQKMLYKYPHAAFPYEKLIQESKKRSRQEPEYELLDTGVFDKDEYFDITIEHAKADEQDILIKVTVENRSKIAAPISVLPTIWFRNTWSWGYENYKHKPTLTGVEKSHIEVQHRLVGSFNLYAENAKELLFCDNKTNFEKLYKSPAQSPYAKDGINDYIINDKKNSVNPEAIGTKASVHYDDIIPAYGKKVYRLRFTNTTLEDAFENFDVIFKKRIDEADEFYDKIQKGVKDEKLKSIQRQAYAGMLWTKQWYYYNVFEWLKGDPSTPRPDANRKEGRNSAWKHMYTSNILSMPDKWEYPWFAAWDLAFHCLPLARLDPDFAKRQLLVILREYYMHPNGQIPAYEWSFSDVNPPVHAWATWKVYEIDKEANNGVGDTVFLERIFHKLLLNFTWWVNLKDENGNNIFGGGFLGMDNIGVFDRSADLPTGGHLEQADGTGWMAMYCLNMLRISCEISLKNPVYQDMASKFFEHFLHISGAMQSLGDNKVSLWDEDDQFYYDMLHKANGDAELLKIRSMVGLIPLFAVEVLTPDLLEKLPIFRRRVEWVLKNRPDLASLVSSWYNPGKGETRLLSTLRGHRMKMILKRMFDEKEFLSDFGVRSLSKYHKEHPYKFKHDGGTIQVDYTPAEATGDMFGGNSNWRGPIWFPMNYLILDSLEKFHGYYGKDFKVEFPTESGNMVNLQEAAEGVAKRLLALFVPDTNKKIPMYGEYKKFQDDPLFNKNHLFFEYFDGDNGKGLGANHQTGWTGLIAEIIRHLNENED, from the coding sequence ATGTCAGAAACGGATGTAGAAAAAGGCGCTGAAAAAGCACGATTAGGATTAAGAACCGACAATAAAGGTTGGAAAAAATGGGGTCCTTATTTAAGTGAAAGACAGTGGGGAACCGTTAGAGAGGATTATTCACAAAGTGGTTACGCTTGGGGGAGTACTACTCATGACATGGCTCGTTCCAAAGCATATCGCTGGGGAGAAGAAGGCATCGCAGGTATTTCAGATAATAAACAACATATTTGTTTGGCTTTTGCTTTTTGGAATCACAAAGATCATATCTTAAAAGAACGTTTGTTTGGTTTAACACCAGCCGAAACCAATCACGGAGAAGATGTGAAGGAAGTTTATTATTATCAAGATGCAACTCCGACCCATTCTTATCAAAAAATGTTGTATAAATATCCTCATGCAGCATTCCCTTATGAGAAATTAATTCAAGAAAGTAAAAAGCGGAGTCGTCAAGAACCCGAATATGAACTGCTTGATACAGGTGTTTTTGACAAAGATGAATACTTTGACATTACAATAGAACATGCTAAAGCAGATGAGCAAGACATTTTAATCAAAGTTACTGTAGAAAACCGTTCCAAAATAGCAGCTCCTATTTCGGTACTGCCTACTATTTGGTTTAGAAATACATGGAGTTGGGGGTACGAAAATTACAAACACAAACCCACTTTAACTGGAGTAGAAAAATCTCATATTGAAGTACAACATCGATTGGTCGGTTCTTTTAATTTATATGCTGAAAATGCCAAAGAACTATTATTTTGTGACAATAAAACCAATTTTGAAAAACTTTATAAGTCACCAGCACAATCTCCGTATGCCAAGGACGGGATTAATGACTATATTATTAATGATAAAAAGAATAGTGTAAATCCAGAAGCCATTGGTACCAAAGCATCAGTTCATTATGATGATATCATACCTGCATACGGAAAAAAAGTATACCGCCTTCGATTTACTAATACCACTCTCGAAGATGCCTTTGAAAATTTTGATGTTATTTTCAAAAAAAGAATAGATGAGGCCGATGAATTCTATGATAAAATTCAAAAAGGAGTAAAAGATGAAAAATTAAAATCCATTCAGCGTCAAGCTTATGCAGGAATGCTTTGGACAAAACAATGGTATTATTACAATGTTTTCGAATGGTTAAAGGGTGATCCATCAACGCCGAGACCTGATGCCAATCGAAAAGAGGGACGCAATAGTGCATGGAAACACATGTACACCTCCAATATTCTCTCGATGCCAGACAAGTGGGAATACCCTTGGTTTGCCGCATGGGATTTAGCTTTTCATTGCTTGCCTTTGGCTAGACTAGATCCAGATTTTGCAAAGAGACAATTATTGGTCATTCTTCGCGAATATTATATGCATCCTAACGGACAAATTCCAGCTTATGAATGGTCGTTCTCGGATGTTAATCCGCCAGTGCACGCTTGGGCTACTTGGAAGGTATATGAAATTGATAAAGAAGCTAATAATGGGGTTGGTGATACCGTTTTCTTGGAACGTATTTTTCACAAACTACTTCTCAACTTTACATGGTGGGTGAATTTGAAAGATGAAAATGGTAATAACATCTTTGGAGGAGGATTCCTTGGAATGGATAATATTGGAGTATTTGACCGCTCTGCCGATTTACCTACTGGAGGTCATTTGGAACAAGCCGATGGTACAGGCTGGATGGCAATGTATTGCTTGAATATGTTGCGTATATCCTGTGAAATATCATTAAAAAATCCTGTTTATCAAGATATGGCTTCCAAATTTTTTGAGCATTTTCTTCATATTTCTGGAGCGATGCAATCTTTGGGAGACAATAAAGTTAGCCTTTGGGACGAAGATGATCAGTTTTATTATGATATGCTTCATAAAGCAAATGGCGATGCCGAATTGCTAAAAATTCGTTCGATGGTGGGATTAATTCCTTTATTTGCTGTTGAGGTATTAACTCCAGACTTGTTGGAAAAACTTCCGATATTTAGACGTCGTGTCGAGTGGGTTTTGAAAAACCGTCCTGACTTAGCAAGTTTGGTTTCCAGTTGGTATAATCCTGGAAAGGGAGAAACACGTTTACTCTCTACTCTTAGAGGTCATCGTATGAAAATGATTCTAAAACGTATGTTTGACGAAAAGGAGTTTTTATCTGATTTTGGAGTACGCTCGTTATCCAAATATCACAAAGAGCATCCTTATAAATTTAAACATGATGGAGGAACTATTCAGGTAGATTATACACCAGCTGAGGCAACGGGTGATATGTTTGGTGGAAATTCGAATTGGAGAGGTCCAATTTGGTTTCCTATGAATTATTTGATTTTGGACTCTTTAGAAAAATTTCATGGTTATTATGGTAAAGACTTTAAGGTCGAATTCCCTACTGAGTCTGGTAATATGGTAAATTTACAAGAAGCTGCTGAGGGTGTTGCCAAACGTTTATTGGCTTTATTCGTGCCTGATACCAATAAAAAGATTCCGATGTATGGAGAATACAAAAAGTTTCAGGATGATCCGCTTTTCAATAAAAATCATTTGTTTTTTGAATATTTTGATGGAGATAATGGTAAAGGCTTAGGTGCGAATCATCAAACTGGATGGACAGGGCTGATTGCCGAAATCATTAGACATTTGAATGAAAATGAAGATTAA